DNA sequence from the Raineyella sp. LH-20 genome:
CGAGCTGTGCCTCCCCCCGTGGTGTCGCGGCCGGTGAGCAGATCCATGTCATCATAAGCGAGAAGTCCGCCCCACCTGGGCGTACGATCTGTCGCCTTCTCAGGAGCCGAGTCAGTGCCGCGTCTGAGCATCGCCACCCTTGCCACCGAGGCGCCGATGGGGGCGCAGGTCTATCAGGAGGAGATCGCTTCCCGGGCCGCCGCCGCGCTGGACGCGCTGGCGCCGGACTGGGCCGTGGAGCGTCTGATCGCCCGCTCGCTGCGCTCGCCGCTGGCCGGCAACCGTCGACTGCCGATGGGTTGGCTCACCCACGCGTCCCCGGCCGCCCGCCGGGCCCTCGGCAGGGTCGTCTACCGGCCGGACGCCGTGGTGCACCGGATGAACCTCGAGTTGCCGCCGCCTCCCGGACCGGACGTGATCACCCTGCACGACGTCGTCGCCTGGAAGTACTCCGACGAGTCCGCGCCGGTCGCCGCGGCGGCCGAGGAGGCGCGGCGGGCGGACGCGGTGATCTGCGTGTCGCGGTTCACTGCCCAGGAAGCGGTCGAACTGCTCGGCATCCGCGACCCGTACGTCGTCCACAACGGCGTCGATCCGCGGTTCTTCGACCCGACGCCGCTCGACCGTACGACCCTCGCGACGCTCGGTGTGAGCGGGTCGTACGTGCTGACCGCCGGCGGCGCGTCGCGGCGGAAGAACCTGGAGGGACTGGCCGCGGCCTGGCCGGCGGTGCACAGCGCGCGTCCCGACCTCACCCTGGTGCTGTCCGGGCCGGACCATCCGCGACGTACCGCACTCTTCGGGCACCTGACGGGGGTCCGGTCGGTCGGCCGGGTGGCGGCCGAGCTGGTGCCGGGCCTGATGGCCGCGGCGTCCGCGGTGGTGGTGCCGTCGCTGTACGAGGGCTTCGGGCTGCCGGCACTGGAAGGGATGGCGGCCGGGGTCCCGGTGGTCGCCGCCCGCACGAGTTCCCTCCCCGAGGTGGTCGGAGACAGCGGCGTGCTGGTCGATCCCACGCCGGACGAACTCGCCGCGGGGATCCTCTGGGCGACCAGCGACGATCCGGCGATCGCAGCGCTGGTCGCGGCGGGCCGCCGGCGGTCGCGCAGGTTCACCTGGGAGGCGAGCGCCGCAGGACACGCTGAGGTGTGGGCCGCGGTGTCGCGCTGAGGTGTGGGCCGCGGTGGCGCGCTGAGGTGTGGGCCGCGGTGGCGCGCTGAGGTGTGGGCCGCGGTGGCGCGCTGAGGTGTGGGCCGCGGTGGCGCGCTGAGGTGTGGGCCGCGGTGGCGCGCTCATCTGCGTCGACGCGGAAGATCGGCGACGCAGTTGCTGCTCGGGTGGAGAGCATCCACCCGAGCAGCATCAGTTCAGCGTCGATCTCCCCGGGACCTCTGGACGAGGTCCCAGCGCCAAGGACTCAGGCGGCGCAGGGAGTGCTGCCGGCGCACTCGCCGAGGTTCGGTCCGGCCAGTGCCTCGCCGATCTTGGTGGTGGTGCCCCCGTCGACCTTGCCGAAGATGAAGATGGTGCTGGCGGAGTTGGTGGAGCTGAACGCGCCCAGCGAGCCGGTGCAGGCCGAGCCGCCGGCGGGGATCACCAGCTGCTTCGGGAACGGGCTGGTCCCACACGGCACGAGGCTGGCCCCGGAGTTGGTCTGCAGGTACTCGATGGTGATGGTCACGCTGCCACCGCCGGTGCAGGTGTTCTGGACGCACAGCTCGAGGTTGTACGACCAGTTGTTGCCCGAGCCCGGCCACTTGCAGGCGGACGGACCGAGGGTGAACTGGAGGCACTCGGGCGACGCGGCCATGGCGGGCGTGGCGCTGGCGACGGCGATGGCCGGGACTGCCCACGCCGCACCCTTGACGATGGTGCGGCGAGACGGCTGCGACCCCGACGCCTTGATCGGATTGTCTGAATTGCTCATGGTCAGTCCCCCAGGGTCCTGTGGATCCTACAAACGAACTACAACGGGCATACGTTTTGCATCGAAAGACTATCGGCGCGCGCTCAGCCTACAAAGACATCGAGAAAGATGCCACTGGGGGTTTCCTGAGAATGCCCGCAACGGCGATCTGCACGGTTTCTGCCCGTCCCGTGGTCCGGCACGGCGTGCTGGGCATCGGGCCGGGAGGCATGGTCGACGAGCCGGGCCGGGGACCGCCGTCGGGTAGCGTTCGGGCCATGGCGAGGTATCTGGTGACGGGGGGCGCGGGGTTCATCGGTTCGAACTTCGTGCGCCAGGTGGTGGCGACGACGGATCACGACGTGACGGTGCTGGACGCGTTGACGTACGCGGGCAATCGTGACTCGTTGACCGGTCTGCCGCCCGCCCGGGTGAGGTTCGTCCAGGGCGATGTCGCCGACGCCGAGCTGGTGGACGGGCTGGTGGCGGACTCGGACGTGGTGGTCCATTTCGCCGCGGAGTCGCACAACGACAACTCGCTGCGGGATCCGTCGCCGTTCATCCGGACCAACCTGGTGGGCACGTTCACTCTGCTGGAGGCGTGCCGACGCCACGACGTACGCCTGCATCACGTGTCGACCGACGAGGTGTACGGCGACCTGGCGCTGGATGATCCGGCGAAGTTCACTCCGGAGACCGCGTACCGCCCGTCCAGCCCGTACTCGGCGTCGAAGGCCGGTTCGGACCATCTGGTCCGGGCCTGGGTGCGGTCGTTCGGGGTGGCGGCGACGCTGAGCAATTGCTCGAACAACTACGGGCCCTACCAGCATGTGGAGAAGTTCATTCCGCGTCAGATCACCAACCTGCTCGACGGTGGCCGGCCGAAGCTCTACGGGGCCGGACTGAACGTTCGTGACTGGATCCATGTCGACGATCACAACGCGGCGGTGCTGGCGATCATCGAGCGTGGTCGGATCGGCGAGACCTACTTGATCGGCGCCGACGGGGAGAAGGACAACAAGACGGTCATCGAGACGATCCTGCGGCTGATGGGGCACCCGGCCGACGCGTACGACCACGTCGCCGACCGTTCCGGTCACGACCTGCGGTATGCGATCGACGCGAGCAAGCTGCGCGAGGAGCTCGGCTGGCGGCCGCGGTATCGCGACTTCGAGGCCGGGCTGGCCGCGACGATCGACTGGTACCGCGCGCACGAGGAGTGGTGGCGGCCGCAGAAGGCTGCGGTCGAGGCCGCGTACGCCGCCCGCGGGCAGTGACACGGGGTTGGGGAGTCCGGGGCGCGGCTCCGGACCACGACGCCGATCGGGGCAGGGGCGCCGCGCGGACAGTGATGATCGACCGAGGGAGATGACGATGGGGGAGTTGGGCGTCCACGCGACGGCGATCCCGGGACTGCTGGTGATCGACCTGCAGGTGCATGGGGATGCCCGCGGCTGGTTCAAGGAGAACTGGCAGCGGGAGAAGATGACGGCGCTGGGCCTGCCGGACTTCGGGCCGGTGCAGAACAACGTGTCGTTCAATCCGCAGGTCGGGGTGACCCGCGGGATCCACGCCGAACCGTGGGACAAGCTGGTCTCGGTGGCCACCGGGCGGGCCTTCGGGGCGTGGGTCGACCTGCGCGAGGGCCCCTCCTTCGGGGCGGTGGCGACCGTCGAGTTGGGGCCGGAGACCGCGGTGTTCGTGCCGCGCGGGGTGGCCAACTCCTACCAGACCCTGGAGCCGGCCACCGCCTACTCCTACCTCGTCAACGACCACTGGAGCCCGCAGGCCCGCGCCTCGTACACGTACGTCAACCTGGCCGATCCACAGCTGGCGATCGCGTGGCCGATCCCGCTGGCCGAGTGCGAGATCTCCGACGCCGACCGGCGGCATCCGCTGCTGGCCGACGTGGTGGCGATGCCGCCGCGACGCACGCTGATCCTCGGTGCGAACGGCCAGCTCGGCCGGGCGCTGGCCGCGGTGCTGCCGACCGCCGAGGCGTGGGGGCGGGACCGGTTCGACGTCACCGACCCGGCGGCGTACGACGCGGTCCGCTGGCAGGACTACGACACGATCATCAACGCCGCCGCCTACACCAAGGTCGACGTCGCCGAGACGCCGCAAGGGCGTCGCGACGCCTGGGCCGCCAACGTCACCGCGGTCGGACGGCTGGCCCGGATCGCCACCGAGCACCGGCTGACGCTGGTGCACGTCTCGTCGGACTACGTCTTCGACGGCACCGCCGAGCTGCATGACGAGACCGAGGCGCCGAGCCCGCTCGGGGTGTACGGGCAGACCAAGGCCGCCGGTGACGCGCTGGTGGCGACCGTGCCGCGGCACTACCTCGTGCGGACCAGCTGGGTGATCGGCGACGGGCCCAACTTCGTCGCGACGATGGCCGGGTTGGCCGGCCGGGGGATCAGCCCGACGGTGGTCGACGACCAGTACGGCCGACTCACCTTCACCGATGAACTGGCCCGCGGCATCGCCCACCTGCTGGCCACCCGGCCGACGTACGGCACCTACAACCTCACCGGCGACGGGCCGGTGCAGTCCTGGGCCGACATCGCCGCCGAGGTGTACGCGCTGTGCGGCCGGGACCGGGCCGACGTCACCCCGGTCAGCACCGCCACCTACACCGCCGGCCGGCAGACGGCGCCCCGGCCGGAGCACAGCGCCCTGTCGTTAGAGCGGATCGGCGCGACAGGATTCGCGCCGCGGCCGGCCGAGGAGTCGCTGCGGTCCTACCTGGCCGGGTGGGCCGGGCTCGAATGATGGGTGCCCGCGGTGGGGCCGGAGATCCGTCCGAGGGGCCGGTCCCGATGCCGTCCGACGGGCCGGTCCCGATGCCGCCCGACGGGCCGGTGGGCCCGTCGCGGCGGGTCCGGCGCGGGCGACGGGCGGCACGTCATCGGCGGATCCGTACGGTCCTGGTGGTGGTCGGCGTCGGCGTGGTCCTGGTGGCCGTCTGGCTCGGTCTGTGCGACCGCTACATCGTCCACCCGCGGATCGACCCGGTCGGACCCGTCGACGCGATGTACGTCATCGGCCCGGCGGAGACCCGGTGGCCCGAGGCGCTGGCCCGGGGGGACGAGGGGGTGGCCCCGGTGTTCCTGGTCACCCGGTCGCTCGACGCGTCCGGACACTCCTACTTTCCCCCGGACTGCGGGGAGCAACGCGCCGGCTACGTCGTCACCTGCGTGACCCCGGTGCCGTACACCACCCGGGGCGAGGCGCGCGTGCTGGCGGCGCAGGTGCGCGAGCACGGCTGGACCCATGTCGCCGTCTTCACCAGCACCGGGCATGCCGCGCGTGCCCG
Encoded proteins:
- a CDS encoding glycosyltransferase family 1 protein, whose amino-acid sequence is MPRLSIATLATEAPMGAQVYQEEIASRAAAALDALAPDWAVERLIARSLRSPLAGNRRLPMGWLTHASPAARRALGRVVYRPDAVVHRMNLELPPPPGPDVITLHDVVAWKYSDESAPVAAAAEEARRADAVICVSRFTAQEAVELLGIRDPYVVHNGVDPRFFDPTPLDRTTLATLGVSGSYVLTAGGASRRKNLEGLAAAWPAVHSARPDLTLVLSGPDHPRRTALFGHLTGVRSVGRVAAELVPGLMAAASAVVVPSLYEGFGLPALEGMAAGVPVVAARTSSLPEVVGDSGVLVDPTPDELAAGILWATSDDPAIAALVAAGRRRSRRFTWEASAAGHAEVWAAVSR
- a CDS encoding bifunctional dTDP-4-dehydrorhamnose 3,5-epimerase family protein/NAD(P)-dependent oxidoreductase, with protein sequence MGELGVHATAIPGLLVIDLQVHGDARGWFKENWQREKMTALGLPDFGPVQNNVSFNPQVGVTRGIHAEPWDKLVSVATGRAFGAWVDLREGPSFGAVATVELGPETAVFVPRGVANSYQTLEPATAYSYLVNDHWSPQARASYTYVNLADPQLAIAWPIPLAECEISDADRRHPLLADVVAMPPRRTLILGANGQLGRALAAVLPTAEAWGRDRFDVTDPAAYDAVRWQDYDTIINAAAYTKVDVAETPQGRRDAWAANVTAVGRLARIATEHRLTLVHVSSDYVFDGTAELHDETEAPSPLGVYGQTKAAGDALVATVPRHYLVRTSWVIGDGPNFVATMAGLAGRGISPTVVDDQYGRLTFTDELARGIAHLLATRPTYGTYNLTGDGPVQSWADIAAEVYALCGRDRADVTPVSTATYTAGRQTAPRPEHSALSLERIGATGFAPRPAEESLRSYLAGWAGLE
- the rfbB gene encoding dTDP-glucose 4,6-dehydratase, with translation MARYLVTGGAGFIGSNFVRQVVATTDHDVTVLDALTYAGNRDSLTGLPPARVRFVQGDVADAELVDGLVADSDVVVHFAAESHNDNSLRDPSPFIRTNLVGTFTLLEACRRHDVRLHHVSTDEVYGDLALDDPAKFTPETAYRPSSPYSASKAGSDHLVRAWVRSFGVAATLSNCSNNYGPYQHVEKFIPRQITNLLDGGRPKLYGAGLNVRDWIHVDDHNAAVLAIIERGRIGETYLIGADGEKDNKTVIETILRLMGHPADAYDHVADRSGHDLRYAIDASKLREELGWRPRYRDFEAGLAATIDWYRAHEEWWRPQKAAVEAAYAARGQ